DNA sequence from the Ramlibacter agri genome:
TGCGGGGCGACCGTCTTGCCGCGCAGCCAGTCGGCGGCCAGGCGCAGGTCCGACAGGCGCGCGTTGGTGCAGGTGCCGATATAGGCGACGTCGATCTTCACGTCCGCCAGCGGCAGGCCGGCTTGCAGCTGCTGGTAGGCCAGCGCCCGTTCGGCGAGCGCCTGCGCCTGCGGCTCGCCTGCGGGCGCGGGCACGCGGTCGCGCACCGAGGCCACGTGCTGCGGGCTGGTGCCCCAGGTGACCTGCGGCGCAAGCTGGCCGACGTCGATGCGCATTTCGGCGTCGAAGATCGCGCCTTCGTCGGTGGCCAGGCTGCGCCAGTGGGTGACGGCGGCGTCCCAGGCTTCGCCCTTCGGCGCGTACGAACGGCCCTTCAGGTACTCGAACACCCTCTCGTCGGGCGCCACGAAGCCGTACTTGGCCGAGCATTCGACCGCCATGTTGCACAGCGTGAGCCGCGCTTCCACCGACAGGGCCCGCACGGCTTCGCCGGCGAATTCGATCGCATAGCCGGCGCCGCCACCGGCGCCGATGGTGCCGATCAGCTTGAGGATCATGTCCTTGGCGGACACGCAGGGACCCAGCTGGCCGTCGAAGGTGACGCGCATGCGCTTGGGCTTGCTCTCCACCAGCGCCTGCGTGGCGAGCACGTGCGTGCCTTCGGAGGTGCCGATGCCCCAGCCGACCGCGCCGATGCCGCCCAG
Encoded proteins:
- a CDS encoding 3-isopropylmalate dehydratase large subunit, whose protein sequence is MQPRTFFDKVWDAHVIADLGDGACLLQVDRLLLHDVTGSVVMRELQASGRAVACPPQVFSIIDHLLVTKPQAAPRDGWTPVAVEMIGEARRRARELGVTLVDVDDQRMGITHVIAPELGIALPGLTVVCGDSHTCTLGGIGAVGWGIGTSEGTHVLATQALVESKPKRMRVTFDGQLGPCVSAKDMILKLIGTIGAGGGAGYAIEFAGEAVRALSVEARLTLCNMAVECSAKYGFVAPDERVFEYLKGRSYAPKGEAWDAAVTHWRSLATDEGAIFDAEMRIDVGQLAPQVTWGTSPQHVASVRDRVPAPAGEPQAQALAERALAYQQLQAGLPLADVKIDVAYIGTCTNARLSDLRLAADWLRGKTVAPHVTAICIPGSAEVKRAAEAEGLDAVFRAAGFEWHEPGCGMCGSGRGRLENVRVISTSNRNFENRQGKRTRTHLASPLTVAASAVAGHIADAREEGVR